DNA from Metabacillus flavus:
GCGTTTTCAGCGTTTTTTCCGGTTTGAAATCCGCGGGTTCCCAGAATCGCGCGTACCATTCGCTGTAATATTTCTCCGTCAGTTGGATTTGGTCATCCGTAATTTTATAATGCTCATTTTCAAATCCAATGCGGTCCAGCATTTGTCCTTTAGGACTGGCAAGGTAATCGAGAACCTTAAAGGCCAGCTCTTTATTTTTAGATTGGGAGGAAATCGCGATCCCGCGGGATTCCTTTGAAATATCCGTTGCACCGTAGCCCTGGAACTCTCCTTTTGCCGGAGGAAGCACGGTCAGCTCTGCCTCTTTGCCATTCACCTGCGTCATTTTCCCGTTATAAATGTCAATTACCTTCCCGTTCGTTCCGACAAGTACCCCGGAATCTCCATCGTAAAAAGCTTTTTCCTTTGTATCCCATTGCTTTGTTGCAAACTGCTGATCTAGAAGGCCTTCCTTGTAAAGCTCACTGTAGAATTCAAGCTTAGCCTTCTCCTTCTCTGATACCTTCGCATACTCATACGTTCCGTCGCTCTTTTTCAGCCACGTTTGATTCAGCCCGAATGCCATGTTGAAGATATAATCCAGTTCCGCAATATCCCCGGCTGCCGTGATCGCATTTTTCGGCTTGCCTCCGCCAGGTGCTTTTTCAACAAGCTCTTTGAAAAAGGCTTTGTAATTTTCAGGTGTAGGGTCCGCCATGAGAGCCTTTGAAGATGACAGCTGATTGAACCAGTCACTGCGGATGACCGGTGTTTTTAAATCCAGCGGCTTGATCCACAGCAGGTAAGG
Protein-coding regions in this window:
- a CDS encoding extracellular solute-binding protein → MKKLAGLFAATVMMFTMAACSNDQATTTESKKGTIKLVLKDEDPSNPATQKYFSNLEKALKKDEKLDVKFELVQMPQGNYAEKLNLLLYSGDIPDMIYFQGGDQQIADQDLLEDLTPYIEKSKNLKSIMEPYNEKRMKNYPYLLWIKPLDLKTPVIRSDWFNQLSSSKALMADPTPENYKAFFKELVEKAPGGGKPKNAITAAGDIAELDYIFNMAFGLNQTWLKKSDGTYEYAKVSEKEKAKLEFYSELYKEGLLDQQFATKQWDTKEKAFYDGDSGVLVGTNGKVIDIYNGKMTQVNGKEAELTVLPPAKGEFQGYGATDISKESRGIAISSQSKNKELAFKVLDYLASPKGQMLDRIGFENEHYKITDDQIQLTEKYYSEWYARFWEPADFKPEKTLKTPLLSKPAEESAKLVQQYYSEDNKVILDEESSAKWDAAENLYKEFSADVITGKRPISDFDTFVEEWKNAGGDEITKFVNGKLK